The following coding sequences lie in one Frigoribacterium sp. SL97 genomic window:
- the coaE gene encoding dephospho-CoA kinase: protein MFVCGLTGGIAAGKSVVARRLAERGAAHIDADALAREVVEPGSAGLAAVVARFGSDVLQPDGSLDRAALGTIVFADAVARRDLEGITHPAVHELSVRRMSDAVADDAGRVVVYDVPLLVESRGTDGFDVIVVVHAPREVRLRRLVELRGMDDEEARRRVDAQADDRTRLAVADLVVDSSGSLESTLEQADDLYDRLRSLSAAKQAASHDTSVGGPS, encoded by the coding sequence GTGTTCGTCTGTGGATTGACCGGTGGCATCGCCGCCGGCAAATCGGTCGTGGCCCGTCGACTCGCCGAACGGGGCGCGGCGCACATCGACGCCGACGCCCTCGCCCGCGAGGTGGTCGAGCCCGGATCCGCCGGACTCGCCGCCGTCGTCGCCCGCTTCGGTTCCGACGTCCTGCAGCCCGACGGCTCCCTCGACCGAGCCGCCCTGGGGACGATCGTCTTCGCCGACGCCGTTGCACGCCGTGACCTCGAAGGGATCACCCACCCGGCCGTGCACGAGCTCTCGGTCCGGCGCATGTCCGACGCCGTCGCGGACGACGCGGGTCGCGTCGTCGTCTACGACGTGCCCTTGCTCGTCGAATCGCGGGGGACCGACGGCTTCGACGTGATCGTCGTCGTGCACGCCCCGCGCGAGGTCCGCCTGAGGCGACTCGTCGAGCTCCGCGGGATGGACGACGAGGAGGCGCGGCGTCGCGTGGACGCGCAGGCGGACGACCGGACGCGGCTCGCCGTGGCGGACCTCGTCGTCGACTCCTCCGGTTCGCTCGAGAGCACGCTGGAACAGGCGGACGACCTCTACGACCGTCTGCGTTCGCTGTCAGCGGCGAAGCAGGCGGCCTCCCACGACACGAGTGTCGGTGGTCCCTCCTAA
- the rpsA gene encoding 30S ribosomal protein S1: MTTVTTKAPKQVAINDIGSADDFLAAVEKTLKFFNDGDLIEGTVVKIDRDEVLLDVGYKTEGVIPSRELSIKHDVDPTEVVEVGDTVEALVLQKEDKEGRLILSKKRAQYERAWGDVEKIKDADGVVTGTVIEVVKGGLIVDIGLRGFLPASLIELRRVRDLTPYLGQEIEAKILELDKNRNNVVLSRRALLEQTQSESRTTFLNNLHKGQVRKGVVSSIVNFGAFVDLGGVDGLVHVSELSWKHIEHASEVVEVGQEVTVEILEVDLDRERVSLSLKATQEDPWQVFARTHAIGQVAPGKVTKLVPFGAFVRVADGIEGLVHISELSAKHVELAEQVVAVGDEVFVKVIDIDLDRRRISLSLKQANEGVDPEGTEFDPALYGMLTEYDDQGNYKYPEGFDPETNEWREGFDSQREKWEQDYAAAQARWEAHKKQVAASLVEETTFDAPTGSSFSAESASGAGTLADDESLAALREKLSNNN; encoded by the coding sequence ATGACAACCGTAACGACCAAGGCACCCAAGCAGGTCGCCATCAACGACATCGGATCCGCTGATGACTTCCTGGCCGCGGTCGAGAAGACCCTGAAGTTCTTCAACGACGGCGACCTCATCGAGGGCACCGTCGTGAAGATCGACCGCGACGAGGTCCTCCTCGACGTCGGCTACAAGACCGAGGGCGTCATCCCCTCGCGCGAACTCTCGATCAAGCACGACGTCGACCCCACCGAGGTCGTCGAGGTCGGCGACACGGTCGAGGCCCTCGTCCTCCAGAAGGAAGACAAAGAAGGCCGTCTGATCCTGTCCAAGAAGCGCGCTCAGTACGAGCGTGCCTGGGGCGACGTGGAGAAGATCAAGGACGCCGACGGCGTCGTCACCGGTACGGTCATCGAGGTCGTCAAGGGTGGCCTCATCGTCGACATCGGCCTCCGTGGCTTCCTCCCCGCATCGCTCATCGAGCTGCGCCGCGTCCGCGACCTCACGCCCTACCTGGGCCAGGAGATCGAGGCCAAGATCCTCGAGCTCGACAAGAACCGCAACAACGTGGTCCTGTCGCGCCGTGCCCTCCTCGAGCAGACGCAGTCCGAGAGCCGCACGACCTTCCTCAACAACCTCCACAAGGGCCAGGTCCGCAAGGGCGTCGTCTCGTCGATCGTCAACTTCGGTGCGTTCGTCGACCTGGGCGGCGTGGACGGCCTCGTGCACGTCTCCGAGCTCAGCTGGAAGCACATCGAGCACGCCAGCGAGGTCGTCGAGGTGGGCCAGGAGGTCACCGTCGAGATCCTCGAGGTCGACCTCGACCGTGAGCGCGTGTCGCTCTCGCTCAAGGCCACCCAGGAAGACCCGTGGCAGGTGTTCGCCCGCACGCACGCGATCGGTCAGGTCGCTCCGGGCAAGGTCACCAAGCTCGTCCCCTTCGGTGCGTTCGTCCGCGTGGCCGACGGCATCGAGGGCCTCGTGCACATCTCCGAGCTGTCGGCGAAGCACGTCGAGCTGGCCGAGCAGGTCGTCGCCGTCGGCGACGAGGTGTTCGTCAAGGTCATCGACATCGACCTCGACCGCCGTCGCATCTCGCTGAGCCTCAAGCAGGCCAACGAGGGCGTCGACCCCGAAGGCACCGAGTTCGACCCGGCGCTCTACGGCATGCTCACCGAGTACGACGACCAGGGCAACTACAAGTACCCCGAGGGCTTCGATCCCGAGACGAACGAGTGGCGCGAGGGCTTCGACTCGCAGCGCGAGAAGTGGGAGCAGGACTACGCTGCCGCCCAGGCGCGCTGGGAAGCCCACAAGAAGCAGGTCGCTGCCTCGCTCGTCGAAGAGACGACGTTCGACGCTCCCACGGGTTCGTCGTTCTCGGCCGAGTCCGCTTCGGGCGCCGGCACCCTCGCCGACGACGAGTCGCTCGCCGCTCTGCGCGAGAAGCTGTCGAACAACAACTGA
- a CDS encoding HPr family phosphocarrier protein, with product MPERSVTIASSVGLHARPASLFSQAAGKTGAKVTLTSAAGKSVNAASILGVLSLGIGHGEEVVVATEGDNAEAALDELVALLATDLDKE from the coding sequence ATGCCAGAACGTTCCGTCACCATCGCCTCGAGCGTCGGGCTGCACGCCCGCCCCGCCTCGTTGTTCAGCCAGGCCGCCGGCAAGACCGGCGCCAAGGTCACGCTGACCTCCGCGGCCGGCAAGAGCGTCAACGCCGCCAGCATCCTCGGCGTGCTCTCGCTGGGCATCGGCCACGGTGAAGAGGTCGTCGTCGCGACCGAGGGCGACAACGCCGAGGCCGCCCTCGACGAACTCGTCGCGCTCCTGGCGACCGACCTCGACAAAGAGTAG
- a CDS encoding DUF885 domain-containing protein — translation MTDAATTPTPRTPTPVDGVAERWVDTLCELDPTTATWIGREGRTGEYGDYSPDGHARRVEAVRATLAELRATTPVDDVDRVTRDDLTSELELELLYAEQRLELRDLNVIASPAQGIRDVFDLMPTASERDWVDVATRLGRVRTAVDQYVETLRAGIAGGVTPARRQVEKVAEQCARIGADDGFFAEFVRDARLGDGTEPGTALGRDLSSGASSAAEAYVDLRRFLLDELLPAATADDAVGRDAYALHSRRFLGATVDLDETYEWGIDELARMTAEQEEVARQIEPGASVSRAIELLDADPARQLDGTDALRAWMQELSDRAVAELGRDQFDIPEPVRRLECRIAPTKDGGIYYTSPSDDFSRPGRMWWSVPEGVTRFGTWRETTTVFHEGVPGHHLQLGQSVHNRATLNTWRRQLAGTSGHAEGWALYAERLMDELGWLGDPGDRLGMLDGQRMRAARVVLDIGVHLGKPFPGGGGRWDATNAFAFMSENVNMDTEFVRFEVDRYLGWPGQAPSYKVGQRIWEDLRAERARRDGATFDVKAFHRDALQLGGVGLDTLRRALLA, via the coding sequence ATGACCGATGCCGCGACGACGCCGACCCCTCGCACGCCCACCCCCGTCGACGGGGTCGCCGAACGCTGGGTGGACACCCTCTGCGAGCTCGACCCCACGACCGCGACCTGGATCGGCCGTGAGGGCCGGACGGGCGAGTACGGCGACTACTCGCCCGACGGCCATGCCCGACGCGTCGAGGCCGTCCGGGCCACGCTGGCCGAACTGCGGGCCACCACCCCCGTGGACGACGTCGACCGGGTCACCCGGGACGACCTGACGAGCGAGCTCGAGCTCGAGCTGCTCTACGCCGAACAGCGCCTCGAGTTGCGCGACCTCAACGTGATCGCGTCACCCGCCCAGGGCATCCGCGACGTGTTCGACCTCATGCCCACCGCCTCCGAGCGCGACTGGGTCGACGTCGCGACCCGCCTCGGCCGGGTACGGACCGCCGTCGACCAGTACGTCGAGACGTTGCGCGCGGGCATCGCCGGGGGAGTCACCCCCGCCCGGCGCCAGGTCGAGAAGGTGGCCGAGCAGTGTGCCCGCATCGGTGCCGACGACGGCTTCTTCGCCGAGTTCGTGCGGGACGCTCGGCTCGGTGACGGCACCGAACCCGGGACGGCGCTCGGCCGGGACCTCTCGTCGGGCGCCTCGTCGGCGGCGGAGGCCTACGTCGACCTCCGACGCTTCCTGCTCGACGAGTTGCTCCCCGCGGCGACCGCCGACGACGCCGTCGGGCGCGACGCCTACGCCCTGCACTCGCGACGGTTCCTCGGAGCGACGGTCGACCTCGACGAGACCTACGAGTGGGGGATCGACGAGCTCGCCCGGATGACGGCCGAACAAGAAGAGGTCGCCCGGCAGATCGAACCCGGGGCGTCGGTCTCCCGGGCCATCGAGCTGCTCGATGCCGACCCCGCACGCCAGCTCGACGGCACCGACGCCCTCCGCGCCTGGATGCAGGAGCTCAGCGACCGCGCGGTCGCCGAGCTGGGTCGGGACCAGTTCGACATCCCCGAGCCGGTCCGCCGGCTCGAGTGCCGCATCGCACCGACCAAGGACGGTGGCATCTACTACACGAGCCCCAGCGACGACTTCTCGCGTCCCGGCCGCATGTGGTGGTCCGTGCCCGAGGGGGTCACCCGTTTCGGCACGTGGCGTGAGACGACGACGGTCTTCCACGAGGGGGTCCCCGGTCACCACCTCCAACTCGGTCAGTCCGTCCACAACCGGGCCACGCTCAACACGTGGCGTCGCCAGCTGGCCGGCACCTCGGGGCACGCCGAGGGCTGGGCCCTGTACGCGGAACGGCTGATGGACGAGCTCGGTTGGCTCGGCGACCCGGGCGACCGGCTGGGCATGCTCGACGGTCAGCGCATGCGTGCCGCGCGTGTCGTGCTCGACATCGGTGTCCACCTCGGCAAGCCGTTCCCCGGCGGCGGCGGGCGATGGGACGCGACGAACGCCTTCGCCTTCATGTCGGAGAACGTCAACATGGACACCGAGTTCGTGCGCTTCGAGGTCGACCGGTACCTCGGCTGGCCGGGGCAGGCGCCGTCGTACAAGGTCGGTCAGCGCATCTGGGAAGACCTCCGTGCCGAACGAGCCCGTCGAGACGGCGCCACCTTCGACGTCAAGGCCTTCCACCGCGACGCCCTTCAGCTGGGCGGGGTCGGGCTCGACACGCTCAGGCGGGCACTGCTCGCGTGA